tgattagaattaaataaaaaaaaattaatttcctcAAGATTAAAACCCCACAAATGGgcagtttttgaattttatgtcaaTACGTTATTACTACTATTGTAATATTGTACTTCAAGTAACGCTCCAAATCTTACAATTTAGTTtacaaaaattttggatattaaATGCATAATAAAGTTGGACGTTCCATTATTTacactattatatttataataaattttgaaaattaattgggAGCAATTTCGGCCATCGAAGCACCATCTCACAAATTTTCAGTTACATAGTTTACTACATTAAATATTGAACTATTGACATAAGATTTATTGTTAAAAAAGAATCTGCATTAAAATGGTTATGCCTAAAAGTTATAAATACTCAAAATTTAACCCAAAACttgtaaaaatttaaattcatacacgtaatttgtaaaaatttaattaagaccaaaactcgccttttatatatgtatagataatatcatgttattttaaatagaCTTGTGCCTCTGAATCCATATCACGgaacaattttcaaattatagaCAGATTGTGGTAATGACTAAGTTTAGTCCCATAGTTAATATCAATACTTCAATAGGCACCAATAAATCATACTACGATATTTTATCATTGTGATTTCTCTGATTTCCGTTTTCACCTTTTCTACAATTACTTTTTGTTTGtatgtatttttctttttatttatagtagtactatttttattaagattaacattttattattgcaaTTCCATTTTCAAAAGGTTGTGTTCAAGCATTTTACAAAACGAAGTGTCAGATACGAAATTGAATTGAGAAACCACTGACCTGTATCataatgaaatcaaaattatgtGACAATACTTAGTAGAAAACTATCATTCTTCAAGTCATTGTTTGTCTGGAACATCTCAACTAAGAAGCCTAGcatgaaaaattcaaataaatggCAGTATTCTCTCTATATTTCTCGAGGTTACACCTTACAATTAACTCATTGTACAACAGTTTTGACTGCTATCTACCTTGTGTCCAAGTGATTGTAAGTTGATTATGCGAAGCTGTGGGATTAGAGTCGTTGGAGTTGTGATCAATAGCAATGTTCCTCTCCGAGAAGAAACCCGGCTGCTTCGCCTGCGGCAGTGCCACTCCATTCCCCAGCATGAACACCACAGACGACATGCTTGGCCTGTCGTCTGGGCTATTCTGCACGCACAGCAGCCCAACATGGATCGTACGTTCCACTTGTCCCAAGTCGAATGCCTCATCCAGACAAGGATCAACTAGTTTTCTCAAACTATCTTCTTTGTAAAGACTCCACGCCTTCACACAGTTTTAGTTGCTTTAGACTATCAAGCagtaaaaagaagaaaaaaagtgagaCAGCTTACATGTCCAAGAAGGTTGAGATTGTGGTCTTTAAGGAGGAATCCTCTGTTTCTGTTGCCGCTAACAATCTCTAGCACGAGAACACCGAAACTGAAAACGTCGGATTTGACTGAAAACAACCCATCTATAGCGTACTCCGGAGACATGTAACCACTGTGACAGAGTACAAGTACATGTTAGGATCCTTGTTAATAGTATAGCTAGAAGCTTGATTTTCTTACTAAGTCCCAACAACTCTGCGCGTCTGAGCTTCTGTTTGGTTTCCTCCGAAGCTCCTAGctaatccaaagtccgatATCTTGGGAATCATATCAGCATCTAGCAGTATGTTGCTAGCTTTGAGGTCGCGGTGGATGATTCTCAGCCTCGAATCTTGGTGAAGATACAGTAGCCCTTTAGCAATTCCATTGATGATATTGAAGCGCTTTTGCCAGTCAAGGAGCCTACTCTTCTCTTGGTCTGTCCAAATATAGACAATTAGAAGAGAGCCAAATGCAGCTTTGTGAGTTTAAATTGCATAACGCTCTCACCAAATAACGTTAAGTCAAGGCTGTAATTAGGCATGTATTCGTAGACCAACATGTACTCGTCTCCTTGAGCGCAAAATCCCAGAGTCCTCACCAGATTGCGGTGCTGGAGTTTGGATATCAGCGCTACTTCGTTTCTCAGCTCATTCACTCCCTGCGTTGAGGTCTTCGACAAACGTTTGACAGCAATTTCATGCCCGTCTTTCAGCACGCCCTGGACACCATTGTGGAAATGTGAAATGTCATACAAATAATGTTACAAATTTCAAGTAGAATCCTTACCATGTACACAGGTCCAAATCCGCCCTCACCCAGCTTATTCTTGTCTGAAAAATTATCAGTAGCTTTCAAAACTGTAGACAAGCTAAAGAATGGCAGCTCCGCGTCTTTAACATGAGTTGCACTGAACATCCCTACAACATAATCAACGTCAATACCAAAATCAAGCACAAATAGACACTGATAATTAGTAAACATTTGTATTACACCTTGACTCATACTGGGATCCTTCTTCGTCTTCCGGCCATAAACATAACCGAGGATTAGGCACACAAAAACCACAGACGTAACAATTGCNNNNNNNNNNNNNNNNNNNNNNNNNNNNNNNNNNNNNNNNNNNNNNNNNNNNNNNNNNNNNNNNNNNNNNNNNNNNNNNNNNNNNNNNNNNNNNNNNNNNggaacataaatcatgtcaacagattttcaaatcatgtcaacagagcataaataaacaacataacacaaaaaaataatgttaatgaaacagaatgtcAACAAAGAGCTCATAACCCATACTTTTCCTTTGAAAACTCACAactgattaagaaaaaaagggTTAAACAGTCTACACCAATTATTTCCTCAGTCAAGAATTATTGAGCTGATTTCTAAAGTAGCTTCAGATAAATCAGAAAATTACCCCTACAGTTATATCTAAAGATGTGGCTGCactcttgtaaaattcttagacaattgATATAAGTTATGTAAACCAAAATATCAGAACATGCTTCAAAATACCAGGATCAAAATgtccaatttaattagaatacaccaattcaaacacactATGCCAACAGAATATTTAACAAGtacacataaatcatgtcaacagagcataaatcaccaacataacacaacaaaataatgttaatgaaacagaatgtccacaaagagcataacaacaacacataatatttaccaagtaacataaatcatgtcaacagattttcaaatcatgtcaacagagcataaatcaccaacataacacaaaaaattcatgttaatgaaaatcaaaccaaactacCTCCACCATTCGTCGACGTAGACTCGgaataagatgaagaatccATCAAATAACACTTAGCTGTTGATTATGAACTGAAATCGAACCTgaagatgagaaaaaaaaaaaaaaaactaattaggaACAAATTTAACTGGGCATCAACAAATAAAGGATAAAAACAGAATAAAAGTGGGTATAATCGACcgaaaaacgtcaaaatcaacagAGAAATCCGTCGAAAACGTCG
The nucleotide sequence above comes from Salvia hispanica cultivar TCC Black 2014 chromosome 5, UniMelb_Shisp_WGS_1.0, whole genome shotgun sequence. Encoded proteins:
- the LOC125191097 gene encoding G-type lectin S-receptor-like serine/threonine-protein kinase SD1-1 isoform X2 — its product is MSQGMFSATHVKDAELPFFSLSTVLKATDNFSDKNKLGEGGFGPVYMGVLKDGHEIAVKRLSKTSTQGVNELRNEVALISKLQHRNLVRTLGFCAQGDEYMLVYEYMPNYSLDLTLFDQEKSRLLDWQKRFNIINGIAKGLLYLHQDSRLRIIHRDLKASNILLDADMIPKISDFGLARSFGGNQTEAQTRRVVGTYGYMSPEYAIDGLFSVKSDVFSFGVLVLEIVSGNRNRGFLLKDHNLNLLGHAWSLYKEDSLRKLVDPCLDEAFDLGQVERTIHVGLLCVQNSPDDRPSMSSVVFMLGNGVALPQAKQPGFFSERNIAIDHNSNDSNPTASHNQLTITWTQGR
- the LOC125191097 gene encoding G-type lectin S-receptor-like serine/threonine-protein kinase SD1-1 isoform X1, which codes for MSQGVIQMFTNYQCLFVLDFGIDVDYVVGMFSATHVKDAELPFFSLSTVLKATDNFSDKNKLGEGGFGPVYMGVLKDGHEIAVKRLSKTSTQGVNELRNEVALISKLQHRNLVRTLGFCAQGDEYMLVYEYMPNYSLDLTLFDQEKSRLLDWQKRFNIINGIAKGLLYLHQDSRLRIIHRDLKASNILLDADMIPKISDFGLARSFGGNQTEAQTRRVVGTYGYMSPEYAIDGLFSVKSDVFSFGVLVLEIVSGNRNRGFLLKDHNLNLLGHAWSLYKEDSLRKLVDPCLDEAFDLGQVERTIHVGLLCVQNSPDDRPSMSSVVFMLGNGVALPQAKQPGFFSERNIAIDHNSNDSNPTASHNQLTITWTQGR